Proteins co-encoded in one Christiangramia fulva genomic window:
- a CDS encoding M23 family metallopeptidase has protein sequence MSKVKYYYDNETLSYKKIEQKKGRRFGIILLGITGSFLAGFILLVIYLNIPQIETPKEKALKRELQNMKLQYGLLNKKMDQIQDVMANIEDRDNNIYRLYFEANPIPEEQRKAGFGGVNRYKDLEGFDNSKLIIQTAKRMDVLTKRLVVESKSLDQIASLAKKKEKLLEAIPAIQPVANEDLSRIASGYGWRTDPFTKVKKFHYGMDFTAPRGTPVYATGDGTVIRADNRSTGYGNHIRIDHGFGYTSLYGHLYKYNVKSGQKVKRGDVIGYVGSTGRSEGPHLHYEIFKDDKRINPINFYYGNLSPEEFGEILEKAQRENQSLD, from the coding sequence ATGTCGAAGGTCAAATATTATTACGATAACGAGACCCTTTCTTATAAGAAAATCGAGCAGAAAAAAGGCCGTCGTTTTGGGATAATCTTGTTAGGAATTACAGGTTCTTTCCTTGCAGGTTTTATTCTTCTGGTAATTTACCTGAACATTCCCCAAATTGAAACCCCAAAAGAGAAAGCCCTGAAAAGGGAGCTTCAGAATATGAAACTCCAGTATGGCCTTCTCAACAAAAAAATGGACCAGATCCAGGATGTAATGGCCAATATTGAAGACCGCGATAATAATATCTACAGGTTGTATTTTGAAGCCAATCCCATTCCTGAAGAACAGCGTAAAGCCGGGTTCGGAGGGGTGAACCGCTATAAGGATCTGGAAGGATTCGACAACAGCAAACTCATAATTCAAACCGCCAAGCGGATGGATGTACTTACCAAAAGACTGGTGGTGGAGTCAAAATCCCTGGATCAAATTGCTTCACTTGCTAAAAAGAAGGAAAAGCTTCTGGAAGCCATTCCTGCAATACAACCCGTGGCGAATGAAGACCTTTCCAGGATCGCTTCGGGCTATGGATGGAGAACTGACCCCTTTACCAAAGTGAAAAAATTCCATTACGGAATGGATTTTACGGCCCCACGGGGAACTCCTGTGTATGCTACCGGAGATGGCACCGTGATAAGGGCAGACAACCGCTCTACCGGATATGGAAACCATATACGAATTGATCATGGTTTTGGTTATACCAGCCTCTATGGTCACCTCTATAAATACAATGTGAAAAGCGGACAAAAAGTAAAACGTGGAGATGTAATTGGATATGTAGGAAGCACAGGAAGATCGGAAGGCCCGCACCTTCACTACGAGATCTTTAAGGATGATAAAAGAATCAATCCTATCAATTTCTATTATGGAAATCTTTCACCTGAAGAATTTGGTGAAATCCTGGAAAAAGCCCAGCGAGAAAACCAATCACTTGATTAA
- a CDS encoding DUF4230 domain-containing protein: protein MKNFLLAFLFIAVLILSYLYIRERKNDKDSLEENTELIRNQIRNVGKLVVTEGNFTQVFTYKNSKSFYLDILSARKKALIIVNAEASVAYDLSKMETEIDRKNKKVIIKNIPEPELKIDPNIKYYDVTQDYLNQFNAEDYNRIKERIEKGLREKIEKSSLMTNSQNRLISELQKIYILTSSMGWTLEYRNQPIKNVEDFESLKL from the coding sequence ATGAAAAATTTTTTACTGGCTTTTCTGTTTATCGCGGTACTCATTCTAAGTTATCTGTATATCAGGGAGCGCAAAAATGATAAAGACAGCCTGGAAGAAAATACCGAATTGATCAGGAATCAAATTCGAAATGTTGGAAAGCTGGTGGTGACCGAAGGCAATTTCACCCAGGTTTTTACTTATAAGAATTCAAAGAGTTTTTATCTGGATATCCTTTCTGCGCGAAAAAAGGCGCTGATCATCGTTAATGCCGAAGCCAGTGTTGCGTATGATCTCAGTAAGATGGAAACCGAAATTGACAGGAAGAACAAAAAGGTTATCATTAAAAATATTCCCGAACCAGAATTAAAGATAGATCCAAACATAAAATATTATGATGTTACCCAGGATTATCTGAATCAGTTTAACGCAGAAGATTATAACCGCATCAAAGAACGAATTGAAAAAGGACTTCGGGAAAAGATTGAAAAATCTTCCTTAATGACCAATTCTCAAAACCGCCTTATAAGCGAGCTTCAAAAGATCTATATTCTTACCAGCAGTATGGGATGGACACTGGAATATCGCAATCAGCCTATAAAAAATGTAGAAGATTTTGAAAGTCTGAAGCTTTAA
- a CDS encoding MerR family transcriptional regulator: MHISLPEKRYYSIGEVAGAFNVNTSLIRFWEKEFDVIKPKKNAKGNRKFTPEDIKNLELIYHLVKERGFTLEGAKIHLKEEKKKTLSNFEIIRKLEAIKAELINLKNQL; this comes from the coding sequence ATGCACATCAGCCTTCCCGAGAAACGTTATTATAGCATAGGTGAAGTTGCCGGTGCCTTTAATGTGAATACTTCCCTGATAAGGTTCTGGGAGAAAGAATTTGACGTGATCAAGCCGAAAAAAAATGCCAAAGGCAACCGGAAATTCACTCCGGAAGATATCAAAAACCTCGAACTCATTTATCACCTGGTAAAAGAGCGCGGATTTACCCTGGAAGGCGCGAAAATTCATCTGAAAGAAGAAAAGAAGAAAACGCTTAGCAACTTCGAAATAATTCGTAAGTTGGAAGCTATAAAAGCAGAACTTATCAACTTAAAAAACCAACTATAA
- a CDS encoding GSCFA domain-containing protein, with the protein MEFRTKVPVQNGFPKISHSSGIFLMGSCFVENIGSKLEWFRYKNLQNPTGIIFHPAPIARFLNRISQEKEFKRENILEFNGRWISLEAHSRMNRKTEKECLSDLNASLEHSRNFIGRASHVIISLGTAWGYRHENYEGIVANCHKIPQKEFIKELFSIGEIEQALKVIATSLFQINKSASILFTVSPVRHLKDGMIENQRGKANLLSGLHNFLEKEDDPRLHYFPSYEVLMDELRDYRFYTSDMLHPNETAIDYIWKIFSEAWIDIESLELNPKIDAVQKALSHRFREENSDSYKKILTKIQAKIAEIQEKHPEITFSEPL; encoded by the coding sequence ATGGAGTTTAGAACAAAAGTACCAGTGCAAAACGGATTTCCGAAAATCAGTCATAGCTCGGGAATCTTTCTTATGGGTTCCTGTTTTGTTGAAAATATTGGTTCTAAACTGGAGTGGTTCCGCTATAAAAACCTTCAGAATCCAACCGGGATTATTTTTCATCCAGCTCCCATTGCCCGATTTTTAAACAGGATAAGCCAGGAAAAGGAGTTTAAACGAGAGAACATACTGGAATTTAACGGCAGATGGATCAGTCTTGAAGCGCATTCCAGGATGAACCGCAAAACCGAAAAAGAATGCCTTTCTGATCTTAATGCTTCCCTGGAACATAGCCGGAATTTCATAGGCCGCGCTTCGCATGTTATTATTAGTCTTGGCACAGCCTGGGGCTACCGGCATGAAAATTATGAAGGTATTGTGGCTAATTGCCATAAGATTCCTCAGAAAGAGTTTATTAAAGAACTGTTTTCCATCGGGGAAATTGAGCAGGCTTTAAAAGTGATTGCTACCTCTTTATTTCAAATTAATAAATCGGCCAGCATTCTTTTTACCGTTTCACCGGTGCGGCATTTAAAAGACGGGATGATCGAAAATCAGCGTGGTAAAGCAAATCTGCTAAGCGGACTTCATAATTTTCTGGAAAAAGAAGATGATCCGAGACTTCATTATTTTCCTTCCTATGAAGTTCTGATGGATGAATTGAGAGATTATCGGTTTTACACTTCAGATATGCTTCACCCGAATGAAACCGCAATAGATTATATATGGAAAATATTTTCTGAAGCGTGGATAGATATCGAAAGTCTTGAGCTTAACCCTAAGATCGATGCTGTTCAAAAGGCGCTTTCTCATCGTTTTCGCGAAGAAAATTCAGATTCATATAAGAAAATTCTTACGAAAATACAAGCAAAAATCGCTGAAATTCAAGAAAAACACCCTGAAATTACTTTTTCTGAGCCCCTATGA
- the alaS gene encoding alanine--tRNA ligase: protein MRSQEIRKQFLEFFKSKKHTIVPSAPMVIKDDPTLMFTNAGMNQFKEYFLGNSKPKSKRVTDTQKCLRVSGKHNDLEEVGHDTYHHTMFEMLGNWSFGDYFKKEAINWAWELLTEVYGINPENLYVSVFEGTEDKDNLQLDSEALELWKKIVSEEHIIYGNKKDNFWEMGDQGPCGPSSEIHIDLRSEEEKAKVPGRDLVNRDHPLVVEIWNLVFIQYNRKANGDLEELPAKHIDTGMGFERLCMVLQNKKSNYDTDVFTPLISEIEKITNSKYGKSEEINVAIRVIADHVRAVAFSIADGQLPSNTGAGYVIRRILRRAIRYGFTFLKIREAFIYKLIPVLSEQMGSAFPELINQKELISNVIREEEASFLRTLEQGLILLDDLMRTAKTKKISGEKAFELYDTYGFPIDLTSLILRENGFELDEAGFQKELQKQKDRSRKATQVSAGDWVELNPLESNAFIGYDQLEAEVKIARYRTVESRKKGKAYQIVLTQTPFYPEGGGQVGDTGILMSSEGEVVEIQDTKKENNLIVHFTSKLPENPDADFKAIVNSTERAKTAANHSATHLLHQALRHVLGKHVEQKGSMVQSEYLRFDFSHFSKVSDEELEKVEKFVNERIREQLRLEEKRNMSYQDALEQGAIALFGEKYGDAVRAIRFGDSMELCGGTHVGNTADIWYFKIVGESSVASGIRRIEAITGTAALEYFENQDRILEEIKSGLKSAGDPVKAVQNLQEENAELKKQVESLLKDKAKNLKSELKQEVKSINGVNFLAKKVDLDAAALKDLAYQLGDELENLFVIFGTEQNGKALLTCYISKNLTSEKDLNAGTIVRELGKYIQGGGGGQPFFATAGGKNPGGINEALQNAESYLK, encoded by the coding sequence ATGAGGTCACAGGAAATACGCAAACAGTTTCTAGAATTTTTTAAGTCGAAAAAGCATACCATTGTTCCCTCGGCTCCAATGGTCATCAAAGACGATCCCACGCTGATGTTTACCAATGCGGGGATGAACCAGTTTAAGGAATATTTCCTTGGAAATTCAAAACCGAAAAGCAAACGTGTGACCGATACGCAAAAATGCCTTCGGGTAAGCGGAAAACACAATGATTTGGAGGAAGTGGGTCATGATACTTATCACCACACCATGTTCGAAATGCTCGGAAACTGGAGTTTTGGGGATTATTTTAAAAAGGAAGCCATCAACTGGGCGTGGGAATTGCTTACGGAGGTGTACGGGATAAATCCCGAAAATCTTTACGTAAGCGTTTTTGAAGGAACTGAAGATAAAGATAATCTGCAGCTCGATTCTGAAGCTTTAGAACTGTGGAAAAAGATAGTTTCTGAAGAACACATCATCTACGGAAATAAAAAAGACAACTTCTGGGAAATGGGAGACCAGGGACCCTGCGGGCCCAGTTCAGAAATCCATATCGACCTGCGTTCAGAAGAAGAAAAAGCAAAGGTTCCCGGAAGAGATTTGGTGAACCGGGATCATCCGCTGGTAGTGGAGATCTGGAACCTGGTATTTATTCAGTATAACCGAAAAGCGAACGGAGACCTGGAAGAGCTCCCGGCCAAACATATCGATACCGGAATGGGTTTTGAGCGCCTTTGTATGGTGCTTCAGAATAAAAAATCTAATTACGACACTGATGTGTTTACGCCTCTGATCTCAGAAATTGAGAAAATTACCAATTCCAAATATGGCAAATCTGAAGAAATTAATGTTGCCATTCGTGTGATTGCCGATCACGTTCGTGCGGTTGCTTTCTCGATTGCCGATGGACAGTTGCCTTCAAATACCGGTGCCGGCTATGTGATACGTCGTATTTTACGAAGGGCCATCCGCTACGGATTCACTTTTTTGAAAATTCGGGAAGCCTTTATTTATAAGCTTATTCCGGTTCTCAGCGAACAAATGGGAAGTGCCTTTCCGGAATTAATAAATCAGAAAGAGCTTATTTCAAATGTGATACGCGAAGAGGAAGCCTCTTTCCTTCGCACACTGGAGCAGGGCTTGATCCTTCTCGACGACCTGATGCGTACGGCTAAGACCAAAAAAATATCAGGTGAAAAAGCTTTTGAATTGTACGATACTTACGGATTCCCCATCGATCTTACTTCCCTGATACTTCGTGAGAACGGTTTTGAGCTTGATGAAGCTGGATTTCAAAAAGAATTACAGAAACAGAAAGACCGGTCACGAAAGGCCACTCAGGTAAGTGCCGGTGACTGGGTAGAATTGAACCCGCTTGAATCGAATGCTTTTATTGGGTATGATCAGCTGGAAGCTGAAGTGAAAATTGCCCGATATCGTACAGTAGAATCCAGGAAAAAAGGAAAAGCTTATCAAATTGTTCTTACGCAAACTCCTTTTTATCCTGAAGGCGGCGGGCAGGTTGGCGACACGGGCATTTTGATGTCTTCTGAAGGCGAAGTGGTCGAAATTCAGGATACAAAAAAGGAAAATAATCTTATCGTTCATTTTACCAGTAAACTTCCTGAAAACCCGGATGCCGATTTCAAAGCGATCGTCAACAGCACCGAAAGAGCCAAAACGGCTGCAAATCATTCTGCCACACACTTATTACACCAGGCGCTAAGGCATGTTTTGGGAAAACATGTGGAGCAAAAAGGTTCAATGGTGCAGAGCGAGTACCTGAGATTTGATTTTTCGCATTTCAGTAAGGTAAGCGATGAGGAACTTGAAAAAGTTGAAAAATTCGTGAATGAGCGCATCAGGGAACAGTTGAGGCTGGAAGAAAAACGAAATATGAGCTATCAGGACGCATTGGAACAAGGTGCCATAGCTCTTTTCGGTGAGAAATACGGCGATGCTGTTCGCGCCATCCGTTTTGGAGATTCTATGGAGCTTTGTGGAGGAACCCATGTTGGTAATACCGCTGATATCTGGTATTTTAAAATTGTTGGAGAATCTTCGGTAGCTTCGGGAATTAGAAGGATAGAGGCCATAACCGGCACGGCTGCTCTTGAATATTTTGAAAATCAGGATCGAATTCTTGAGGAGATAAAAAGCGGACTCAAGAGTGCTGGCGATCCTGTGAAAGCGGTTCAAAATCTTCAGGAAGAAAATGCGGAATTGAAAAAGCAGGTGGAAAGCTTGTTAAAAGACAAGGCTAAAAACCTCAAATCAGAATTGAAACAGGAAGTGAAATCGATTAACGGTGTAAATTTCCTCGCTAAAAAAGTTGATCTTGATGCGGCAGCTCTAAAAGATCTTGCTTACCAGTTAGGAGATGAACTGGAAAACCTTTTTGTGATCTTCGGAACAGAACAAAATGGAAAAGCTTTGCTTACCTGTTATATTTCTAAAAATCTGACCTCGGAAAAAGACCTGAATGCCGGGACTATCGTTCGTGAGCTCGGGAAATATATCCAGGGCGGTGGTGGCGGACAGCCATTTTTTGCCACTGCCGGCGGTAAGAATCCAGGCGGCATCAATGAAGCACTGCAAAACGCTGAAAGTTATCTGAAGTAA